The Streptomyces sp. 135 sequence GTGTGGTGCTCGGGCCCGCCCTGCCCGACCAGTTGGAGGAGGTCCTCGGGACGCGGCCCGCCACGACGCCCACCGCCGAGGTCCCGCCCGGCCGGGGCTACGCGCGGCTCGGCCCCGGCCCGGTGCACCGCATCCAGGTGCCCGCGACGCCCGACCCGTACGACGACGCGACCAGCGAGGCGCACCGCCTCGCGGTCATGGAACTGCTGCCGCCGCGGAGCACTCCGGCGGACACCGTGACCGCCGACGAGGCGCCGGAGGAGCTTCCCGAAACGATCGCCGGGGCGGAGCCGGTACCGGCGGAGAGCTGAACCCGGAAGACCGGCCGCGGGGGCCGGGCTCAGGCCACGAACGGTTGCGCGACCTCCGCACCCGCCCCGGCGCCCGTCTCCACGAGGCGGGCGGCGGCGGCCAGGCGCACCGCCGCCTCCTCGGCCACCGCGCCGCCCACGGTGAACGGCAGCCGCACATAGCCCTCGAAGGCACCGTCGACACCGAAGCGCGGCCCTGACGGCACCCGCACCCCCACGCGCTCGCCCACCTCGGCGAGCCGTGACCCGGACAGGCCGCCGGTGCGCACCCACAGCGTCAGACCGCCGCGCGGCACCTCGAACTCCCAGCCGGGCAGTTCGCGGCGTACGGCGGCGACCAGCGCGTCACGGTTCTCCCTGGCCTGCTCCCTGCGCACGTCCACGGCGGCTTCCCAGCCGCCGGTGTTCAGGAGCCAGTTCACGGCCAGCTGTTCGAGCACGGGAGTGCCCAGATCGGCGTAGGCGCGGGCCGCGACGAGGCTGCGGATCACGTCGGGTGCGGCCCGCACCCAGCCGATGCGCATGCCCGCCCAGAAGGCCTTGCTCGCCGAGCCGACGGTGATGACGGTGGAGCCGGCCGGGTCGAACCCGCAGACGGGGCGCGGCATGGTGAGGTCCGGTTCGAGCCCGAGCTCGCTCATCGTCTCGTCGACGACGAGGACCGTACCGGCCGAGCGGGCCGCCTCGACCAGCTGCCTGCGCTGGTCCTCGCCCGCGAGCGCGCCCGTGGGGTTGTGGAAGTCCGCGACGACGTACGCGAGCCGGGGCGCCGCGTCCCGCAGGACCTGCCGCCAGCGGTCCATGTCCCAGCCCGTCAGCCCCTCGGCCATGGCCACGGGGACGAGCCGGGCGCCCGCCTCGCGCATGAGCTGGAGGATGTTGGCGTACGAGGGGGACTCCACCGCGATGCGTTCGCCGCGCCCCGCGAAGAGATGG is a genomic window containing:
- a CDS encoding PLP-dependent aminotransferase family protein; protein product: MAQWTSAMGSTQLARLLASQQAPPSGTGARRPPAYRALADGIRLLVLEGRVPVAARLPAERELAVALAVSRTTVAAAYEALRSEGFLESRRGAGSWTAVPAGNPLPARGLEPLPPEALGSMIDLGCAALPAPEPWLTRSVQGALEALPPYAHTHGDYPAGLPALREMLAERYTARGIPTMPEQIMVTTGAMGAIDAICHLFAGRGERIAVESPSYANILQLMREAGARLVPVAMAEGLTGWDMDRWRQVLRDAAPRLAYVVADFHNPTGALAGEDQRRQLVEAARSAGTVLVVDETMSELGLEPDLTMPRPVCGFDPAGSTVITVGSASKAFWAGMRIGWVRAAPDVIRSLVAARAYADLGTPVLEQLAVNWLLNTGGWEAAVDVRREQARENRDALVAAVRRELPGWEFEVPRGGLTLWVRTGGLSGSRLAEVGERVGVRVPSGPRFGVDGAFEGYVRLPFTVGGAVAEEAAVRLAAAARLVETGAGAGAEVAQPFVA